The following DNA comes from Nymphalis io chromosome 12, ilAglIoxx1.1, whole genome shotgun sequence.
ATCAACTTAATTATTGTTAAGAACTGGGATTCAGtgtgttttattaatacttatcaTGATAAAAtacgcaattaaaaaaaacattaattattacattcacttggtatattaaattattcctctaatatataaaatatgtttttacattGTTGTTTAACTTtctatagaaattaaaatgtattatttgtatcaATTTAAACAGTGACCTACCACGTATGTAGTGAACGAAAAGGCCGCGTACCTTATCTAACTTGCTAATGTTTCTGAGTAAATATACGATAACATCCAATAATGACTGTAAGTTCATTATTCACTATTCAGTCCCACGATGGCGCTCAAAAGTGGAGTTTGTTTCTTACGTTTAAATCGACTGAACCAAGTGGCCAGAGTACGTAcctaatactttaattatatacacataaattcatatatatttcaagtttaataatatataacttaagttTAATTTCGGTACATTAATGTATGAGTTTTTAATCGTACCAACTGATAGCACTCGCAAATACATGTATGTTgtaatttgtgttatttatttcgttgtCACTTGCTTTTTAAAGTgacgttttatttacattttaaagtacgtatgtacctataattattatgaattgtttttaagCACATGTTACGCGACTGGCGTACGTACGAATATTTTctcgaatattattaatttcacaatTCATATGATTCTTTTTAGGAGAATGTActattaataatctaataattaattgCAATGAATGAACTTTTTAACTAGGACTTAAAATCAAATGTTAGTCCTCAACTcctcctccaatgcgggttgctggaatacacatgtggcagaatttcagtgaaattagacacatgcaggtttcctcacaatgttttccttcaccgtaaagcacgagatgaattataataacatattaagcaaatgaaaattcaatggtacttgcctgggtttgaacccacgatcatcggttaagattcacgcgttcttattattaccactgagccatctcggctgacATATTTTCTTATGTCGATACTATTCTATTATCACTATTTCCATATTATTATTTCCTATGTTAGACATATTTGCGGTGAGCGGTGTGTAATGTTAGAGCTTAAGACTCTCTCAATGATGATACAAAAGTcatgatacaaatatataaacttactttAATTCTCTTTTTTTATTCTGAATGTTTCAGTATTGtcgtatgttattttaaatcactaATACACAgggcatttatttataatttataaggaaCACCAGCGACGAATTGAATATATATCTACAGTGTGGTAtttgaatatgttattttaatcgaTTTGTTCGAATTAACCGATTCGAATTCGCTGCTTGTTGCTTTTGGTTATTCTTGGTATAAACCACTTCCGAGTAGTTTCACATCCATATTACTTAATAGatactaaataattgttaaataatagtagggcctatttaaaaaatattattttcatttccaGCTATTATCAACGAGCTCGAGACCCGAAATCATTCAAAATGGTGGTAACAATGCCGACTTCCCTGGCGCGAAGGCTCCCTACGTGACGGAAATGAAGTTTCTCGACGAAAATAGTTATGATCCTATACCCATATACAGAGTACTGGATAATGATGGCCAAGTTATTGATAGTAGGGAAGAGCCTGCCATCGACAAGGACACCCTGCTCAACATGTACAAAACCATGGTTCAACTTAATCAGATGGATAAAGTTTTGTATGAATCCCAAAGGTcagcctgttttttttttattaagtatttcacttatagcttattttaaaatgttcacaAATGAAACTTAATCCTTTAAGAACGAATTATAGCAtcactgtttatatataaataggcaaacgCAAACAGTTTCTTTTTCTGATCTTTCTGTCAacagattttcttttttttattgttcgcTATTGACGAGCTTtcgtgttatcaataaaaacacgTCAAGTATAaaagtagaataaaaaaatcgaaatatgtTTTCCcctaaatatcaataattaatttccaCCATTAGGCgaaaaggaatataaaaatacgaaaaatgACATGTTCGTCCGGTCGTTGCTTTCTAAGATGGAaaatacaatacagtaacagcctttgaatgtcccactgctgagcaaaggcctcctctccctttttgaggagaaggtttcgaagcttattccaccatgctgctccaatgcgggtaaaATACAATAACCTAATCAATATTAATGTCACTTTTCAGACAAGGTCGTATCTCCTTCTACATGACGAACTATGGCGAGGAAGGTATCCACGTTGGGAGTGCGGCAGCTTTGTCACCAAAAGATCTAGTCTTTGCTCAATACAGAGAGGTCGGAGTATTGTTATACCGAGGAATGACGATCACTGAGCTAATCAACCAGTGTTATGGGAATCATGAAGATCCTGGCAAAGGAAGGCATATGCCGGTACATTACGGTAGCAAGCAAAGAAATATCGTTACTATATCCAGTCCATTGGGTGagcaaaatgatatttttaagctttttaacaattttacagAATAATCCATCGATGGTCGGCCTTTGTACAAACTCGCTTGACTACTCACTACCCACTTATCAATTACTCTACAGCTAAACAGCATACTCTCTATTGCTGTAACTCGGTAAgtgagagtgagccagtgcaattccAGAAAAAAGAGATAAAATCTTTGTTTCGATAGTTGTAATGATTGATTGTGCTGTAGAGTATCAGTGGGCGATGGTGGATAGTGGGTACATACGACATGTACATACGTAATTACTCGTTCTACACCAACTGGCTTATTACAGCTACCCAGATGCCTCAAGCTGTAGGCGCAGCTTACGCATACAAGCGTATACCGAACAATGATCGATGTGTTATTTGCTACTTCGGTGAGGGTGCTGCCTCTGAGGGAGACGCACACGCCGCTTTCAACTTCGCCGCTACTCTTGAATGTCCTGTTATAATGTTTTGGTaagatatatatcttataaaatgttattcatgTTATAAAACTGACATACTAAAAACGTCTTACAtacgatatttaattaatatatttaaacggatattatttaaatacatatataatatatacctattacTCCATGTCCTATTGgaacatatatatgtagaagATACTTTTCGATTctgagtattaaatatattctcatAAAATCTACGTACAATATATATCGAAAAATTATCTGATAAATTATATGCGACATTGAATTAAATCATTACAATATCCAAAAGATAAAAGCAGTATACATATATCGTCTCATCGtaagttttaacattttaaaatggtaaatatataattcagtaGAAACAACGGATACGCGATCTCGACTCCGACGAACGAGCAGTACCGCGGGGACGGCATCGCGGGCCGCGGGCCAGCGCTGGGCCTGCACACCGTGCGCGTGGACGGCACCGACACGCTCGCCGTCTACCGCGCCGTGCAGCACGCGCGGGAGCTCGCCCTCGACAacaagcctgtcctcatcgaaGCCATGTCATACAGGTGAGCGGAACTTCTCCACAATAAGGCCCTCATTACACCGCTAATATTATGATCCTGTATCATCTGTCACAGTCACACGTCAAATTATACTACTAACAACTACTACTAGCTTAAATACTATGATCACAAAATAGGATGGCGAGTCATGTCTAAATGTCcttcaaataaatatgatcacaatttcattattttaatatacaaatcgaTTACTCAAAACAACATACAAGGATGTTGCCtgcagaaaatataatttaatatattttcaattataagaaCTTAAATTGGATCTAGTATTATAAATAGGATCTGATATTAATGTTTCCGATTTCCATATCATTTCAATAATTCAAAGATTTGTGGGAGTCACGTTTCctgcttttataattttatctgaataaatttaagtttttggCAGAGTGGGCCATCACTCCACGTCTGACGACAGCACCGCCTACAGGCCGCTGGAAGAAATACAGAAATGGACTCAAGCCGAGAACCCTATTCAGAAGTTGAGATTGTATCTTGAAAGTAAAGGTAAACAATTATTTAGGAATATTATTACAGAAGATTTAATTTCTACAGTGATTGCCTCAAAAATAAAAGGTAACCTCCGTAACATAAGGTTTTTAAGCCATTAAAAGCCGTATGTATGTTATACAAAAGCGGTTGATTGGTTtcgccgtgaaagcgtaacaaacagacagagttactctTTATTACTGCTGTGCACAAGACAtacttttattagttatttcggTCCCCGTtgttatcatcatcattaaactaCAACCAATGTCCAACGTAAAATGTCCATCCCGAAGTATAAGTTTCTCTAGTTTTACTCTAAAgtctaatgaatatattttattcgaaaattAGGTCTCTGGGACGCCGAGGCTGAAAAGACATATGCAAAGGAAGCTCGCAACTTGGTAGTTCGAACAATGCAAGAGGCGGAGAAGAAGAAGAAACCGCATTGGAAGGAGATGCTTGAAGACGTCTACTACGACATGCCTCCTCATCTAcagtaagtttttaattattatgaagtaTAGTAGGACGTCATTGAAtgcttacaaattaaataacttcgAAGAAAAACTTCTTTACCTACGTATgcgttgtttttaaataataataatactcacacgattattgtaaatttatagtcaaattttaaaattataatcaactaGTTGCCCATCTTCTGACTTTGTACGGATAAATTGATACATATCGTTCCACAACTTTACGATAGAAAATTCAAAAAGGAAAATTTGTTTCTGTaataaatcgtttaaaaaaataatctttgttaatttttgttttcaggAAACAAATGCAGCAAATGGAGAAGCATTTAGAAAAGTATAAGGACCATTATCCCATGGACCTATttcaaaaagaataaatttgaaCCGATATTTTTGCGGCactagtaaattaaataaataaatcatagaaaactagatttttatttataatatgtctcattaaactaataaatctttatatgaatgtatatatataatatacacgagTGCACAATCAGAGATACAATACTGGAGTAGTTTAGAAGTTATTTAGTAAACAGAAAGATGTTTTCTTTGTGTGAAaatggttttataaatatttagtacaaCGTTTACGTGATTAGTAAGTACTTATAATTGATATGCACAATGCTAGTGGTTTCGCCTTAACAGACGAGAGAAAGTGGaatattgttagaatttttttcTTACCATAAGTAAGGCTTTCAATCATATTTTAAGCTCgaagtaattaaagaaaaaaagtagAAAAATGCCTATGAAGCTGATGAATACTAAAACATAGAATACGAAATCAAAACATTTAGATaatgaaaaaaagtattattaaatttattcatttttgcatgattttttatattatttattatattcctttttataGCTACAATAAACTTTGCATTTGCTATAAACATCGTTATTCAAGAAATACCTGCCCATActgattaattttatcaatcattatattttaactgtaaTGCACTGACAGTAATATCTTTGCCTATtcaagaagaaaaaataaaatatatcaattgtcAACGTCAGTGTCAATTGTCATGCcctaatcatatatatataatctataaacaTATGGTattgtcaatttattattatgttttaaatttttagaaggaaattataacaaaaaagtaattcataaatatagaataaacacatttaacattgtcttctaaaataaaatgtctttgtTAACGCGTACAGATGTAACGACtgttaaatttttcaataattttgtcTTGGCAGGTAAGCAGAGgttatgtttatgtattttcacAAGTAATTCCAATTGTgacaatgtaattatttttaggtGTAGGAAGTTCATTAGAGGTATTTAACAAAGAGTCcggtaaatttattcaaaaaattaaaatatttaatggacaAAAAGTACATAGCGTTGAATATTTGAAATGTGAATCAAAATTTCTCATAATTGGAGGTAAACAGTTTTCCATTATagaattgatatttaattgtgaTGAAGATGCAGTCTCAGAACAGCAGATAGTATGttctatattatgtaatgaCTGGCTTCATTCCGGAACTTGGATTTCTAAAGAAGAAGTAGCAGTTTTAACTGCCCATAATGTAGTGCAGGTAAAAaccgaaaaaaaattaaatattaattttatgttattaagatgtattatttatacaatataaatttgataaaaatgattatagATTTGGAATATAAAAGATGGAACATTTGTtaaagagtatataagcaaAGATAATTCTATATTATACAGTGGGCTAGTGTTTCCCCTACTAGACGATATCCTTGTATTTAGTGGCACTGTATTCTCTGATGTCATTATACACCGGTGCGGTGATGATGCACCGCTGCATCACTTAAAAGGTCATAAGGTAAGCTaattagattataatttttacaaattcattaagaaagttaaatacttttcatcattattaaaatcCATGCATTTAAGTACTTCGCTATGTAGACTTAGGATGAGTTTAGAggtcaaaaaataattttgacttcatcaaattaaagtaaataatataatatataataataaacatgaaactttaataatttgtgAGAAACTTACACTATAAGGCTATCCCTTGgctaaaataacttattaactgTAACTTTAGAGtggaaaatataaattgtttgttaacTTTTGTactgtattgttttataatgaatatgtttttagggtgtaatattttcaataacttaTAACTCTGAGAAAGCAATAATAGTTACCACGTCTGACGATAGGTCGGTCAGGATATGGTCTATCTGCAATACGGAACCCGTTAGTTACGAAACTAGGAGTTACTGGAACAATGCTAATATTACTTGTGTTCATACTCTATATGGTCACATGGCAAGAGTGATGCGCAGTCTTAttacaaatgatttaattatatcaattggTGAAGATTCTAGAATATGTTTCTGGAATCATCAGGGGAAATTGTTGAGGAAAATACTTTCTCATCAAAATTCTTGCATTTGGTCATTAGATGCTGACGACGAACACCTCGTAACGGGTGGTGGTGACTGTGGGGTTATTCTTCACCCCCTATCATTAGTATCGGAATATGGCCACAAAGAGATTATACCCATTAAAATTGACACACCAAAGAAAGTAAAATTGACCGCCAGacagaatattattatcatgAATGAATCAAATGAACTTATTTACTACGATGTCAGCTCAAATACCAGCCAAACATATGATTTATGTCACACGTCGACATATAAGTTACTAAGTATATCTTCATGCAAACAAATCATAGCAGTCGCTGATATGAATGGGAAATTAGATGTTTTCATTGAAAATTGCAAAGGGGACGCtgtaattcataaaattattgatacgCAATTAAACTTAGGAAAAATTCTTTCTTTACATTGGGCTGGAAATAGACACATAGTTGTGTGCTCCGAAAATGGTCTGATAACAGTTTTGGCTTCGAAAGAAATAGATACTGAAACAGTTGATGTATTCCAACTCCCCCCTTGCAAAGAGCGCTGGTTGACATCGAGCGCTCTCAGCTCTAACAGAGATGTGCTAGTAGTGGGGGATAGATGTGGTCACATTCACGTATACGTTCGCGGTAATAGAAACCCTGTCAAAAGTTTCGATAGGATTTACGATAGATACGGTGCCACATCAATAACTATAAGAAATAACGAAATAATAACAACGGGTCGAGACGGCAAgatcaaatatttttcattgaacAGTTAcgataatcaaattaaatatatgtgttcTAAAGATGTAGAGTTTCAATGGCTAGAAAAGTTTTTGGACAAGAACGAGAATTACCTCTGTGGGTTTCAAGAGAGAGTTTTTGTAGTCtatgatgttaaaaataatatcaaagttCTGGAAGTGGCGTGTGGTGGCGGACACAGGTCATGGGACGCGGTTCGTTACATTGAAAAAATCAATGGTAATTTTGAAGAATTCATACGAATATTGTATCTCAAAAATTACACACTACATTCGGAAACGTTTCAGCTAAGTAAAATAATGTCGAAAAACATAATAAACGGAATACATTCTAAACAGATAAATTGTTTGAAAACTTACAAATATGATGAGGAGAATACTTTGTCAATATTCATATCAGGCGGGGAAGACACGACTCTGAGAGTATCGAGCTCAGATCagaaaacaaaactaaaagatgaacttatatttaaacaacTATCAAGTATAAGAACATTAAAATTTCACCgtctagataaaaataaaatacttttaatatcagCTGGCGGACGAGCACAAATATGCGCTAAAATACTTACATTCGATCGAGATAACATTAAAGTCACTTCAGAAGAATTAGTTGACTACCTTATAAAAGGCACAGATAAAGAAAGAAAAGGTGACAAAAACTGGAGAGACTGTTCTATAGATTTTGATCCAGAGACTAGAATAATGGACTTGGAGAATGTTAAGATAGATGATGATTTTGTAATCATCGCAGCTTGCTCGGACGCTGCCATACAGATATTTAACTTGAATACtgaaaaaagaaaactaaatcCAGTTCAAGAGATCAGATACCATAAaacttgtattttaaaaacacatgtttttcaatttatagACAAGACCGCACTCGTGACTTGCACGACTAGAGGTGAGGTTGCATTTTGGGAAGTCGGAAAACTGCCAGAGGTTTTGTCGTGCGAACCAATGTTTTcagtacaaacaaataaatctgGAATAAACGGCGCCGATGTTAATGTAATTGACGATACAAGATTCATATTAGCGACAGCGGGAGACGATAACGCGATACACATAAAAGTAATACAAGTCGAAAATAATCATTTCAATTCAATGAAAGTCGTTAATTCTTGGTCGTCTGAAAAATATCATTGCTCACAAATAACCGGTCTCAAGATAATCGAAGATTTGATGATCTCAACGAGTATTGACCAGAGGTTGACTTTGTTCACGCTGTCCGTGACTGACGACGGAGTTGAATGTGACTTCCATTCGCAATATTACAGCGACGTGTCCG
Coding sequences within:
- the LOC126772124 gene encoding 2-oxoisovalerate dehydrogenase subunit alpha, mitochondrial, which translates into the protein MALKSGVCFLRLNRLNQVARLLSTSSRPEIIQNGGNNADFPGAKAPYVTEMKFLDENSYDPIPIYRVLDNDGQVIDSREEPAIDKDTLLNMYKTMVQLNQMDKVLYESQRQGRISFYMTNYGEEGIHVGSAAALSPKDLVFAQYREVGVLLYRGMTITELINQCYGNHEDPGKGRHMPVHYGSKQRNIVTISSPLATQMPQAVGAAYAYKRIPNNDRCVICYFGEGAASEGDAHAAFNFAATLECPVIMFCRNNGYAISTPTNEQYRGDGIAGRGPALGLHTVRVDGTDTLAVYRAVQHARELALDNKPVLIEAMSYRVGHHSTSDDSTAYRPLEEIQKWTQAENPIQKLRLYLESKGLWDAEAEKTYAKEARNLVVRTMQEAEKKKKPHWKEMLEDVYYDMPPHLQKQMQQMEKHLEKYKDHYPMDLFQKE
- the LOC126772122 gene encoding WD repeat-containing protein 6, coding for MSLLTRTDVTTVKFFNNFVLAGVGSSLEVFNKESGKFIQKIKIFNGQKVHSVEYLKCESKFLIIGGKQFSIIELIFNCDEDAVSEQQIVCSILCNDWLHSGTWISKEEVAVLTAHNVVQIWNIKDGTFVKEYISKDNSILYSGLVFPLLDDILVFSGTVFSDVIIHRCGDDAPLHHLKGHKGVIFSITYNSEKAIIVTTSDDRSVRIWSICNTEPVSYETRSYWNNANITCVHTLYGHMARVMRSLITNDLIISIGEDSRICFWNHQGKLLRKILSHQNSCIWSLDADDEHLVTGGGDCGVILHPLSLVSEYGHKEIIPIKIDTPKKVKLTARQNIIIMNESNELIYYDVSSNTSQTYDLCHTSTYKLLSISSCKQIIAVADMNGKLDVFIENCKGDAVIHKIIDTQLNLGKILSLHWAGNRHIVVCSENGLITVLASKEIDTETVDVFQLPPCKERWLTSSALSSNRDVLVVGDRCGHIHVYVRGNRNPVKSFDRIYDRYGATSITIRNNEIITTGRDGKIKYFSLNSYDNQIKYMCSKDVEFQWLEKFLDKNENYLCGFQERVFVVYDVKNNIKVLEVACGGGHRSWDAVRYIEKINGNFEEFIRILYLKNYTLHSETFQLSKIMSKNIINGIHSKQINCLKTYKYDEENTLSIFISGGEDTTLRVSSSDQKTKLKDELIFKQLSSIRTLKFHRLDKNKILLISAGGRAQICAKILTFDRDNIKVTSEELVDYLIKGTDKERKGDKNWRDCSIDFDPETRIMDLENVKIDDDFVIIAACSDAAIQIFNLNTEKRKLNPVQEIRYHKTCILKTHVFQFIDKTALVTCTTRGEVAFWEVGKLPEVLSCEPMFSVQTNKSGINGADVNVIDDTRFILATAGDDNAIHIKVIQVENNHFNSMKVVNSWSSEKYHCSQITGLKIIEDLMISTSIDQRLTLFTLSVTDDGVECDFHSQYYSDVSDIHGLDVLDVSTESITISVFGKGIEVLQIPKPTK